In Camelina sativa cultivar DH55 chromosome 16, Cs, whole genome shotgun sequence, a single window of DNA contains:
- the LOC109129560 gene encoding uncharacterized protein LOC109129560, translated as IGLNVRDTKKEDYEQVSNGRAFMFVLVCASLYILIILI; from the exons attggtctcaACGTGAGAGACACTAAGAAAGAAGACTATGAACAAGTAAGCAATGGACGTGCGTTCATGTTTGTTTTGGTCTGCGCCTCCCTTTACattctaattatttta atctaa
- the LOC104752961 gene encoding expansin-A18 isoform X1 yields the protein MDQNLYGKCLVIISMMAMIGTSMAAYAGTPWRTASATFYGDETTSATMGGACGYGNLWDSGYGVTTTALSTALFNDGYACGQCFQVRCVSSPNCYYGSPATVVTATNICPPNYGQASNNGGWCNPPRVHFDLAKPAFMKIANWKAGIVPVSYRRVACRRSGGIRFKFEGNGYWLLVYVMNVGGAGDIKTMAVKGSRTGWINMSHNWGASYQAFSSLYGQSLSFRLTSYTTRQTIYAWNAAPASWSAGKTYQSKANFY from the exons atGGATCAAAATTTGTATGGCAAGTGCTTGGTTATTATATCGATGATGGCCATGATCGGAACATCAATGGCCGCATATGCCGGGACCCCATGGCGTACGGCCTCAGCAACTTTTTACGGTGACGAGACCACCAGCGCAACTATGG GTGGGGCTTGTGGATATGGTAACCTATGGGACAGTGGCTACGGCGTAACCACCACTGCGTTGAGCACAGCACTGTTCAACGACGGTTACGCATGCGGTCAATGTTTCCAGGTAAGGTGTGTGTCGTCGCCTAACTGCTACTACGGTTCACCAGCCACCGTGGTGACAGCGACCAACATATGTCCACCAAATTATGGCCAAGCCTCCAACAATGGTGGATGGTGTAATCCACCACGAGTCCATTTTGATTTGGCTAAACCAGCTTTCATGAAGATCGCCAATTGGAAGGCTGGAATCGTCCCCGTCTCATACCGCAG AGTGGCATGTAGGAGGAGCGGAGGAATAAGATTCAAATTTGAAGGAAATGGGTATTGGCTACTGGTGTACGTGATGAACGTAGGTGGTGCAGGTGACATCAAGACCATGGCCGTTAAAGGTAGCCGCACAGGCTGGATCAACATGAGCCATAATTGGGGAGCTTCGTACCAAGCTTTCTCTTCTCTATATG GTCAGTCTCTCTCGTTCCGGCTTACCTCTTACACCACTCGTCAGACCATTTACGCTTGGAATGCTGCTCCGGCTAGCTGGAGTGCCGGTAAGACCTACCAGAGCAAGGCTAATTTCTACTGA
- the LOC104752961 gene encoding expansin-A18 isoform X2, producing MDQNLYGKCLVIISMMAMIGTSMAAYAGTPWRTASATFYGDETTSATMGGACGYGNLWDSGYGVTTTALSTALFNDGYACGQCFQVRCVSSPNCYYGSPATVVTATNICPPNYGQASNNGGWCNPPRVHFDLAKPAFMKIANWKAGIVPVSYRRVACRRSGGIRFKFEGNGYWLLVYVMNVGGAGDIKTMAVKGSRTGWINMSHNWGASYQAFSSLYGQSLSFRLTSYTTRQTIYAWNAAPASWSAGKTYQSKANFY from the exons atGGATCAAAATTTGTATGGCAAGTGCTTGGTTATTATATCGATGATGGCCATGATCGGAACATCAATGGCCGCATATGCCGGGACCCCATGGCGTACGGCCTCAGCAACTTTTTACGGTGACGAGACCACCAGCGCAACTATGG GTGGGGCTTGTGGATATGGTAACCTATGGGACAGTGGCTACGGCGTAACCACCACTGCGTTGAGCACAGCACTGTTCAACGACGGTTACGCATGCGGTCAATGTTTCCAGGTAAGGTGTGTGTCGTCGCCTAACTGCTACTACGGTTCACCAGCCACCGTGGTGACAGCGACCAACATATGTCCACCAAATTATGGCCAAGCCTCCAACAATGGTGGATGGTGTAATCCACCACGAGTCCATTTTGATTTGGCTAAACCAGCTTTCATGAAGATCGCCAATTGGAAGGCTGGAATCGTCCCCGTCTCATACCGCAG AGTGGCATGTAGGAGGAGCGGAGGAATAAGGTTCAAATTTGAAGGAAATGGGTATTGGCTACTTGTGTACGTGATGAACGTAGGTGGTGCAGGTGACATCAAGACCATGGCCGTTAAAGGTAGCCGCACAGGCTGGATCAACATGAGCCATAATTGGGGAGCTTCGTACCAAGCTTTCTCTTCTCTATATGGTCAGTCTCTCTCGTTCCGGCTTACCTCTTACACCACTCGTCAGACCATTTACGCTTGGAATGCTGCTCCGGCTAGCTGGAGTGCCGGTAAGACCTACCAGAGCAAGGCTAATTTCTACTGA